In the Lytechinus variegatus isolate NC3 chromosome 17, Lvar_3.0, whole genome shotgun sequence genome, aaatcattgatttggaTTTGCACATCGTTTTTATGATAAAATGAGAGTAAAATTGGATGTTGCGGATCACACAAAGAAAACGGATAAGCGTAGAAAATACCTCTAGTTAATGTccatacaaatatatttatcatAAAATCTCAAAGACCATCGGTTTCAGATAACGAAGTTTGTTTGCCCCGATTTCATTTCCACGTGGTTTAGGCAAGAAATCTGATACAGTTGTCATGATACTAagaattaatatttataaaataagtcTAACGGATGCGCCATTACTTTCATCACAAAATAACCCATGGTTAGGAGTTGAATCCTGTCCATAAGGCGTCTCCCGTATTGCTCTATTTGCTCCTTTGAATCCCAAATGTTTGCAAATTACTACGACATCGGAGATATCAGTATTGGTCCCACATGTTGTCTCCCACGTCCCATTGTCTATCTTGATCTCAATTGTCCCTTTATTAGAATCTGGACCGCCAACAAGTTGCACATCTGTCAACAGAATGGTATGAGATGGAAAATTACTAAATAAGTCCTTTGTAAAGTCATGTTCACGTTCTACttttatatttgaaataaacaacATTCATTTAATATGTGAAGATCTAAAGTCTGTCAGATCGTCACACATAAGTGAACATGTATAACACTTTCTTCAATGCTTCTGGCATACACCCTTACTTGCACTCACATGCACCATGCACCTCGGTTACTTCTTCAACGATTGCAAACAGAATCTTATCTATTCTCTTTCAATAGAGCAGATGTATTAAACGGGGAAACCTTTTCACCCCAGTGCAAATATTATACAGCCAGTGAATGTAATAAGGCTTTTCATAAATTAGCTCAAAGTGATATTCCCGACTACTTTAGTTTAATGCATTAAAATATAAGaagcttacaaaaaaaaaatttatactTTCTGCGAATTTTTATCCACATTAAACACATTTCCATTTTCTATTATTGGTCTCACGGAGACATGGTTGCATCCATTGTCTCCTCCAATTTACAACATTGATAATTACAACTTCCTCCATATAGATCGAAAAGTTGGTAAGGGAGGAGGTGTCGCTCTCTATGTACATAAAGATCTTAATTACAAAGTAAGACATGATATTGAACTTCAAAATATGGAATCcttattcattgaaatttctaacgctaaaaataagaataaaataatcgGTGTAATCTATAGACCCCCAACCAATAAtgctgatatatttttaaatgaattggaATCTAGTCTTGAATCAGTTTCtcgagaaaacaaaaaaatctttatcatGGGCGACTTTAACATTGATTTGTCATTCCCCTATACTACAATAGGTCAACATTTTActaatttattatcatcatttggaTTACAACATCTCGTTAATAAACCAACTAGAATTTCTAACATATCAAATACAAtacttgataatattttttctaatgCACTTGATAAAAGTGATAATGGAATAATATACTATGATATTTCAGACCATCTGCCTATTTTTGCAATGTATCCAAATGACAAGCGCCTCACCAACCTAGGGACAAAGATAACATAACCAGACGGAATGAAACCCAacgtaatatacatgtagaatccCTTAAGGTAGATTTGGCTGAAGAAGATTGGCATGATATTTACCTAGAACAAAATGCAAATGACTCTTATGTAATATTCTTAAATAAActtctttattattatgataaaaacgtGCCATTACTAAGAGTtaaatcgagaaaaaagaagaacaaacaACCGTGGGTCACACAAGGTATAATTAAATCCATATTCACTCGGAATAGACTTTATAAAATATCCATTAAATCGCCTACaattcaaaacataaataaatacaaaaaattccGCAACAAATTAACTTCAGTTATTCGCCTTGCTCGCAAATCTTACTTTTctgataaaattgaaaataacaaagataataaaaaatcattatggAATTCTGTAAATGAGATATTaggtaagaaaaaagaaaactatgaTAACATCAATTTCGTAGAAAATGGTCAACACTTGCGAAACCCAAGTGATGTTGCTAATACCTTTACTAACTTCTTCAATAATATCGGTCCAAATTTAGCTTCAAAAATAGTATCTAATGATAATGACTTTTCTGAATACTTAAACGACTTTCCggaacattctttattttttaatccgaCTAATACTCATGAGATTTTAGAAATTGTTAGGTCTTTGAAACCAACTAAATCTTCAGGGCATGATTGAATAAGTGTctgtttattaaaacaaataattcacttTATAGCTTCACCGctcatgcatatttttaacctCTCTCTGTATCATGGCATTGTTCCCGATCCACTTCAGATTGcaaaaataataccaatatGTAAGAAAGATGACCCATGTCTCACTTCCAACTACCGACCAATATCTTTATTACCGAGTAtctctaaaattcttgaaaaaatagtttacaagcgattgtattcctttttgaacaataacaatatattatttccaaatcaatatggttttagagagaatcactcaaccaattatgcaattttacaattattcgaCAAAATATCTGATTCTCTCTCTAAAAAAGAACAcaatgttggggtttttatGGACTTATCAAAAGCATTCGATACAATGGATCACCgcattttactttgtaaattaaAGAGATATGGAATGAGGGGGGGGTGTTTTCACTTGGTTCAAAGATTACTTAAGTAATCGACGCCATtatgtttctttcaaataaaaaacatccAATATTTGTACTATGAAATGTGGAGTACCACAAGGATCGATTTTAGGTCCcttgctattttttatttatatgaatgatattgtaAATGCATCTCGAGAATtaacatatgttttatttgcagacgatACAAATGTCTTCTATTCCCACAAAGACTTAAGTATACTCGTCCCGACACTTAATTtagaattaaagaaattatcaaaatggtTTAAAGCTAATAAACTCTCCCTaaatataagcaaaacaaattttatgtattttaaacacATTCAAACTAAACATATGTTCCTTAATATATACATAGATGACATCCCTAtcattgaaaaacaagaaaCCAAATTTTTAGGTGTATGGATTGACTCAAATTTAACCTGGAACAGTCACATTCACAATATTTGCATGATGGCATCCAGAGGAATAGGAATTTTGTTTAGATTAAAATATTATCTCtccaaaaaatcattatttatgctTTATAATTCGTTCGTTTTATCCCACTTATCTTACTGCAACTTAGTATGGGGGTACGGTAGTAAGGTAAAAATAGAAACGATTTTCCGTCTCCAAAAGAAAGCACTCCGCATATGTACTCATTCACATTTCATTGCACATACTGATCCAATATTTCACAacttaaaaacattgaaaattgaagatattaacatttatcaaacggccatatttatgtttaaattttcatccaATACTATCCCGATTCCATTTCgcaattttttgtttacaacaaaGACATTCACAATTATCCAACACGGCATTCACCAGATCTTCACTTAACCAACCCAAGAATATTACTCGCTCATAAAACGATACGCCACCGTGGCCCAGACATTTGGAATGCATTGCCACATGCTATAAAACAATGTACATCTCTCTATTCGTTTAAAGCTTCGTTGaaaaaatttcttatttctaagTATACCTAATTTGATTCACCTGCACTCACCCACATGCACACACTTGCACttctttttacaattttttttctaccaatatatatatatatatatatatatttaaatcttATATTTCGTGACGAtcaatttatcaaatataatttatgatggtTTTCATGTAGCCCCCTCTCCTGGCTGCTATTGCTTCAAGCACCTCTGTGCTTATAATAGCTGGCCCCTGTATTTTACCGAACTATATCACATGCTAAGGTATGATTTAATTATcagtcttgtttgtattatttacattgtatcttttaaattgtcacatttaatttgtcattcaattatgtgaacatgattatttatcattgatttctgaataaaatgcagaaactcctgcaaacaaaatataaaagatcAATTAAACCTGGATTTTTAGGCGTTTGCTGACATTATAGGTTTTGCTATGAGTATTCATTGATAACCTTCCAAGGAGTTCTCACGCATCATTATGGTTTCAAACCCGGGTTAACGAATTAAGAGAAAACCGCCCTACCAACTGTATATATTATGATGAAATTGGTGAGATTTTTGATGAGAGTATAAAGAAATATGGTTACCTGTTATGACACAGATGATGAACCTAATCCAAATAATCACTAAAAAGACAATGGTTATCTGATTCCGATTCATGTCGAACAGTGTTGCAATCACTGAATTAGATGAAGCTGCAAAGAATGAAATTGAGCCAATCAACATGTATCGGCctctaaaaaaattgtgacaatgGACATCGCTGCGACGTTACTGGTTATCAACAAGGCCTTTGTTAAAGCAATTTTTCGCAAACACCACGCAGACGCTTTTCAAAATGTAGagaatctatttttaaaagccCTTCAAAACAAAGCATTCTTTGTCTAGATAGGTTAATCAAAAGAACAATGCCGTCCGTACATGACCTCAGATTAATGACATATTTCAAGTTTTTCATCGGCTTCAAAACTTCCGACGATCAGCTGTCACACACAAAGAACTTTCAgcttttcattgtcatttgacgaaCATATTCAATAGATTTACTGTGTTTTATAATCCACCCCCGTTGCAATTGCGAAAAGTCTAATAACGTTTCTGCGCGGACGGTAAAAGATAATTGCCTGATTCTTTTGCAAATAGTTCGAAATAGAAGGGTTGTGGTGGTGAACTAGGTCATAGAAGTATAATCTTAGAACAAGCGCGTCAGATATAGGAATTTTTATTTAACAGTTATTGTGATTTTACCATAATTTCTTTCGGTATATCACAAATTATATTAGGAGTGGGCTagaaatgaatggttttgtgttGTGTAACTATGGCAACagttttgtgttccttttaccttatctcaacatgaaatgacattaatttttgtttcgggtccgagaaaaaggTGTGCCggaccaaaatccaaaatggacACCCAAACCcccaaattcacatttttggcCACGAATTCTGTATTTGTGGTCTTTTTTCTGGCTTTGGTGTCGTCTGGCTTTAGACGATACCAACTAAACACTACCGAGCAGCTTCATAGCTAAAATtgcttttattcttataaatttgTGTTTATGGATATATTTGCAAAATACATCTCAATAAACAAAAGACAATGTGATTTGTGATAGGGGTTATGCGGTATGCACTGTATATCCATGCATTAACCACAAGGACATATATGAACAAGGTCTGGATATATTATGTACAAACTATAGTTTCATTAAAAATGAGCTCCTGAAGTTAATAattgaattgtgaatttgattgcttgtcagcttATGTGCATGATGTAACCCGAATTACCCGATGTAACATAAATTGCACATAAACCAGAACATTAATATCGCATGTATATTGTACATCAAATTaatgacccatgtatagcccactcctaattaTATTAGTTAATATTTAACTCTTATTAAGAGAACAATCAAAGGAaggcaataaaataataataattaccatTTTATACATAAAATCTAGGATGCAAATTCCAATTCCTCTGTCTTATTCTCAACGAACGGATGTGGGCCACTTCCAATTACAAGTTTTATAAAGTTTACAACGAGCTGTTACGATCATCAAGTTTCCAGTAATGATAGAGTATACTCACAATTGTTAGATTTTAATACTCAGATTCATGGTAGTTTTATTCCGGACTTCCCCTATTTTTTGGTAAAGGGTATGACGTATGGACCTGGTTTTTATCAACCGAAGGTGGGCTCATGTAACTGCTGCATGGATTGAATTTCGAGTTTTCAATACATTCTAGCGGTAATGGCATCGTCTTCCAGAAAGCACATTTCGGGAAACATTGCCTAAAATGCTGTCCTTAATTAAGGGCCATTGCAATTGCTCTTGCGAACGTttgcgatcatttggtcacaatatatgttgcacagaATCCCAACGGTTGTAAGCAGTAGTACCACcgattgtgaaaggggctttactGGCACTCCTTTTTATATCACAAAGGAACCTCTTTTGTTTGCTTTCCATTGAGTCTACTCAACATTATTGATCAAATAACTGAATAATAGGCGAACAGAATCATTTTCAGAGTCAAGTTCCTCTTTTACGAACACTTACTATTCATGTTCACAGCCTATTTACAGATTGCGTGAGAATCTCACTttaattcgttttttttttcttaacggTAAACAATCCTCATTCCAGACCAATACTGTGTTTCGATTATATCCTTACACTTTTGTGTAGTTGTTAGGttgtcaatcaaatttattcacTGAATTTAGCATATCACTATCTGTACATTTGCTCTATCCGTCTCACTTCCCCATTCCCCTCTCTTCCTTTCATTCTGCCACGTAAAATTTGTCTCACACACgcgcacacccacacaaaccTCATCCCAAAACAACACTATTTTTCAATTAcatccttatttcattttttttttgctttcaggTTGTCAATAAAATTTCTTTACAGAATAATTTAGAGCATCACTATGACTGCATGTCTCCGTCTCTTTTTCTCCCCCTATCTATCGCTATTTCTCACATAATATACTTTATCTATAatcaaccacacacacacacgaacaTATTCTTACTCTCAAGTACaaacatatatttatttcacCTTCACCATTCCTCTTCCtttgtctctctctttttctcttctatCCAGTGTGGATGTTGCACATTCAAATTATTGTTTCTAATTTTTTAGAATTTTGTACACTTCTGTTTTTACAAAAGACAATACAAATGGTGGGTCTAATTTATAATGGTTAATGAATGGGTTTGtagtttatttttgtctttttttatcacttacaatatcatttttcaatcgaaagatttttaccttatgaaagattcatattttttctattttttattaattttaatatttcagatAAGCACTTTAATCATTACCTTTGCTAGTTATCAAGAAACAACCTTATTCATCAAAAGTGACATCCCAAATGAAACATGGACAGATTACTAAAGGTATACATCTACATATATTCGAGCattaaagaccctgaccggtgtaaaaacaatcatatatcaaaataaaggtaatgattcatacaatacaaacataccaaaaatattacatatatctccttccaatagttaaaaatgttaaataaaaatcaaagaaactgcacCTTCAAATTACGCTTTGATTGAGCACCCCTACGTCGCctggaaatgatgacgtcacgttgtgtctggagggttgtgattccataggtttgtgtacaaaagcattaggtatttttttccatttccatgttatgaatccattttttttttcgttttcagataAAAATGGCACTTaaaattattcactgttcaaattgttgtgaacctacaactattcactacttttttttgtgatttctttttttttggctattattgggcctaaattgctatgtcaggaaaaattGTTATACATAATCAGaatgcagatagaattgaaatctgcgccaaataagcagaaaataaaatatggcaaaaactagttcaaaactgtagatttcataatttcaagcttgtgggaaaaaatatatgtgatatccctctgtgatagaagtgaagagaatgaaatgcgttatctggaaaacaaaaaaatcacccagtttttctgtgtacaaacctatggaatcacgacgcttcttacacaacgtgacgtcacggtctcgaggcaggtgaaaagcacaataaagcctattcTCTAAACGGGGTTCGAGccccgataattggaatattcttaagcaaaatactcagctgggaagcgGTGAAATACATAAAGCATACCgtgctgtatttagtagcttataagctttcgattggtatataatttgtcagtttcatttttgggtccggtctggatCTTTAAACAATCATAATGACAAATCATGAAGTTACATGTATTAACCATTAAATCaaagtaactttaaaaacatcACAGTTTATAGAGTAGAACAaggaaaataaacattattattatcaaacaaCAGTTCATTTTACTAATCATTCATAGCTACTGAAGATAAGCATAATCTAATTTCGGACATCAGGATCTAATCATCTTTTCACATGGTATACGCAAGAACACCTTTGTCCAACGCATTCCCATGCTTTATTTGGCCAAGATTGCAAGGGTAAAATACTTATTTAATTAAACTTAGTATTTAGATAACTAGAATAGCCTTTCCCTGATATGCATAAAACATATCTTGTCTCCACTTTCACAACAGAAATGTacagtatacatggtataaaCTGGTATATATGAAGAGCAATTCGGTTATAGGATACAGTTATGGCCCTCATAAGTTGCAATAGAGAGGTTCTCCTTCCACTAAGCGATTACTTTCAACAACGCACCAATTCcatttaaaaatgcaaatcaaatcacaatggagagctcaTATGCTTTCGTCGAAAGTTGATGGACCAAGATAAGAAGCGTCGTCTCATGATTCTGGATAACGATATATTTCCAATTGTTCGTCAGGTGCAAGTCTTCGCATGgtctgctgtcccggtccatcaactttcgacaaacatgacaaaagcTTCTCAGCTCgctattgtgatttgacttgcattttgaAAGGAGTCGGTGCGCTGTATAGAGCGGCCGCCTCGTGATTGCGAAAACTCTCTAATGATCTGAAGTCAGATTCCATTTATATTCCTCCCTTAGATCATGTAAGGGTGATGTGGTGAGTGGTGTCGTCAGGATCCGATACATTTTCAACGTTTCTGATCGTATATCTGAGAGGAGTAGTGAATATCTCCATCGGATGTTGTAGCTGGATCCGATTTTCTGACATCCTCAATATCATGATAAAAGCCTGTGTCTTTTTCAGGCGAATTTGAAGACTGGACCAAATCTACGTGTTGCATCTTCTGGTCCTTCTTTAGGTCTTTCATCATCCTTTAAtgtagaataaaaaagttaagaaaaaatgagaatagaATGTAGACGGATGAGTATCGAGTATGACAGAAAAATAAATGCATCATAATGCTgaaccatgtattttttttactcattcagAGAAGTAAATTCCCTGATATATAGAGCTCTATGTATTCTAAAGATTTGGGGGTTAATTTTTGTACGTCACCTGAATATATCGATAATTGCTCGGTTGGGATGACCGTTTATTATCTTGACCAGAAATTCCGGAATGTTGTTTTGTGCTGCCTTTGGACACAAAACCGGACATTATAATGGTTAAAAATCATTCCTAATAAAGTCAGATGTTTgtattaaaattagatgtatgATTTACCTAGCTGGTCAAACAGTTATTTCCTTCTGCTTTCCAAAAGTCAGTTCACGTTATGTAAACATCTGctccttttttattcaaaatacaaacattttcatAAATAGTGGGACTCACTTTCGGATATGGATGATATATATTACCGAGACGATGAGAAGGACACTAAGGATAATGATGACAACACCTTCACCAACTACAGCACCAAAATCTGTAGAGATTACATATAATATGCAGTATGCACATATCAACAATTATTAATACTCGTTCAGGTTAAGGCATATGTATCACATGAATAAGTgcattctatttttatttcgattgtgttttatttatgtGAATACATGCATTTTGTTGCATTTCCGTGGTCATCATTTTTTGAGCACTGaatcaatataattttattGCGACCGGTAGCGATATGTTTTCTATTCTTATCCTTACTGGCCctcatatgttttttttttgttatatgatgaacataaacataatttattataatttcatatgACTGGATTTACTCTGTCTTTAATGTCAAATTGACCCCATGGTACCATCACTTTCATTGTGGAGGCACGTCGGTGGCTAATTCAAATCAGAAAAGAATTAcgtccttttttaaaaaaaagataaattttgtataattacAAGAGCTGTTACAATATTGCTGGGGTGTTGAGGAGAAGGTTGTGGTCAGTGGTGATGCAGTCAGATCGTCCCTTGGACTATGACCACTGGTCATTTCAGAACTTGGTTGATAGGTCATCACTTCCGTGTGGGGGCCTTTTTCTTGTATCTCCTCATTGGACCATGTTGATCCAATAGTAGGTGTGGTTTCTCTAGTCTCTGTGTGGACTACACATGAAAacaatccataatttattgttcgaaatagacatgaaatgaaatcgaaaatttgctttgccgaattgatcgtgggcccggcagccactgtggaGCGCCAGATCGAAGatgctctatccctttaatcgttgaacgccaaacagggtagcagcaactcccatcttttaacttcttttggtctgacgcggccggggtttgaacccccgacctcccgggtgtgagacggacgctctaccaactgagccaaca is a window encoding:
- the LOC121431015 gene encoding WSC domain-containing protein ARB_07870-like isoform X4 codes for the protein MDRNQITIVFLVILSIRFSICVITDDPSLSECSLVQSFGCSSAGAASCHGDGYLGCFVDMRNDSALSGESLTNSPSITISYCIQFCNTSITANYTYAGVENGNECYCGEGSDNYTRHGLGSDVNCQFPCQGDPTESCGGVGYIAVFTIHTETRETTPTIGSTWSNEEIQEKGPHTEVMTYQPSSEMTSGHSPRDDLTASPLTTTFSSTPQQYCNSSYFGAVVGEGVVIIILSVLLIVSVIYIIHIRKMMKDLKKDQKMQHVDLVQSSNSPEKDTGFYHDIEDVRKSDPATTSDGDIHYSSQIYDQKR